The Psychrobacter arenosus region ATCCGCAGCTACCGCAGTAACTAATGCACGTGGTGAAGCTAAGGTGACTTATCAAGCGAATGCTAGCTCACCAATTAATGGCGTGAGAATTAACGCTGAGATATTGAATGATACCTTCAACATTGGCCAAAAACAGACCACTATTACGGTATCTAAAGAAGCGGTATACACCACATTAGCTTTCAGCGATAGGTTAGAAGTTAGTGGTGACAATATTTACTATATTAAGAATGGCTCTATTGCCGTTATGGATGGCTCGGGTAGACCAGTTGCCAATCAGCAAGTGTCCTTAAAGTCTTATGCTACTCGTTTTGCACAAGGCTTAGCGTGTTTAACAGAGCGTAACTTAAGCTATCAACCTAAGGATATTATCGATAAAGATGGTGTTGTGACTACGCCTGACGTTCAGGTAGGGTCTATAAAATCAGCCGAAATATTTAGATCTACTTGGTTAGATACTGAGGATCCACAATATAATTACATCTTAGATCAAGGTGATGACGTTAATGGTAATGGTACTTTAGAGGCAATTAATCCAGTCACTATCTTGGGCGGCACCTTAGGAGATGATGGGTATACCTTTATTACTGATGCTGAGGGTAAAGTAGACTTCCAAATTCGCTATCCTAAAACCTATTCAAATTGGACGCAGGTACGCTTTGATGCTACGACTCGGTTGAATGGTAGTGAAAACTTACAAAGCTATAATGTAGGGCTTCCTGCGTTAGTAGGCGATGTATCAGTCAGTGGTGATTCTATTCTCACACCTTATATTAATAATACAAGTCCATTTGGAATAGGGGATCAAGTCTGTATTAATAAACTGTCAGTAACAGTGAATGCGCAAAATAATACAACTATGGTTTCAGGGAGTGTTCGTGGTGCTGAAAAAGATTTAAGTTCATTCTTATTCTTGGATAATGTATATCTACAACAAGTGCAGGTAACAGCAGCTAATCCAACGTTTAATTACAGCTTTAATCAAGCCTTTAATAAAGGCGCTACCGTTAGTGTGGTCGTAGGTACTAGCCAGTTAGATTACGTGCTGAAAACTGAATAAGTAACCTTGATTCGATAAATAGAATGCTCACTAAAACCCCAACCTAGGTTGGGGTTTTTTTGCGCTAAAAATACATAACCAAATTAGTCACAAAAGTAAGCGTAAAGCCATTAAAATACGCGGTAACTTTTTTGATTATTTTGTAAGATTATGACTATTACAGACCATACTAATGTGACTAAGGCTCTGAAATCTTCTCAGCCTACCGCCACCCTCCTAATCCAATGCCAAGACCAAGCGGGAATCGTACAAGCCGTTTCCGGGTTCATCTATGAGTACGGTGCGAATATCATTACTTTAGACCAGTATTCTACCGCTCACGAAGGCGGTCGCTATTTTATGCGCCTCGAATTCGCATTAGATGGGTTGTCTGAGATTATCGAGTCGTTTGAAGCAGAGTTTACTCGCCGAGTAGCCGACCGTTATCTGATGAAATGGCAATTGCATGACAATTCGGTCAAATACAAAGTCGGGATTCTGGTCTCGAAGTTTGACCATGCGTTGCTCGATTTACTGTGGCGTCAGCAGCGTGGACTTCTAGATTGTGAAATCACATGTGTAGTGAGCAATCACGAAGATTTACGTCAAGCCGTAGAAAACTTCGGTATCGACTTCCACTATGTGCCAGTAACTAAGGATAATAAAGCTGAGGCTGAAGCGACCATCCATCAGTTAATGGCGCACAATGAGGTGTTGGTGTTAGCGCGCTATATGCAAATATTGTCGTCAGATTTTGTCTCCCGTTGGCCGATGCAAATTATTAATATTCACCATTCTTTCTTACCCGCGTTCGTCGGCGCTGACCCTTACCGCCAAGCCTTTGAAAAGGGCGTGAAATTGATTGGGGCAACCGCACATTATGTGACTGCTGACTTGGACCAAGGGCCTATTATCGAGCAAGACGTACACCGTGTGACGCATCGTTTGGGCGTGACTGCACTGCGCGCTATTGGCCGCGATGTCGAGCGTAATGTGCTAGCGCGAGCTGTCAATTGGCATGTGCAAAACCGGGTCATTGTGACCGGTAATAAAACGGTAGTGTTTAGTGAGCACTAAATCTTGCTAGAGAAGCCTACTACTGCGCAATCAGGAGTGCCTTATAAGCTGCTAGCGGTGTTGCTGACGCTGTATTTTGCGCAAGGCTTACCGTCTGGTTTTATCACGCAAGCGCTGCCCACTATCTTGCGTGATAATGGTGTCTCACTCGAGATGATTGGCTGGTCGGGGCTGTTATTAGCCCCATGGGCGCTTAAGTTCCTATGGGCGCCCGTCGTCGATAAATATTTTTCTCCACGACTGGGGCGGGCGCGCAGTTGGATATTGCCGCTGCAGGTTCTCTCTGCCGCTATCGTGATGGCAGTAGGTCTATTTGATCCAGCGAAACTAAGCGAACCCTTAACCTTGTGGTCGCTATATTCGCTGCTCTTGTTCTTAAGCTTAGTGGGGGCGACCCATGATGTAGCCGCTGACGGCCTAGCAACCCGTTCACTAACGACGCAGCATGTCCCTATAGCGACTACCGGCAGTGATGAGGATATCGTTGCCTTTGCTGCGGAGGAAATGCACAACCCACATCAGGGGATGGGCAATGCAGCGCAAGTAATTGGCTATCGTCTGGGCCTGATATTGGGCGGT contains the following coding sequences:
- the purU gene encoding formyltetrahydrofolate deformylase — translated: MTITDHTNVTKALKSSQPTATLLIQCQDQAGIVQAVSGFIYEYGANIITLDQYSTAHEGGRYFMRLEFALDGLSEIIESFEAEFTRRVADRYLMKWQLHDNSVKYKVGILVSKFDHALLDLLWRQQRGLLDCEITCVVSNHEDLRQAVENFGIDFHYVPVTKDNKAEAEATIHQLMAHNEVLVLARYMQILSSDFVSRWPMQIINIHHSFLPAFVGADPYRQAFEKGVKLIGATAHYVTADLDQGPIIEQDVHRVTHRLGVTALRAIGRDVERNVLARAVNWHVQNRVIVTGNKTVVFSEH